A stretch of DNA from Paenibacillus albus:
AAGCGGAGCGTTTAATTATTTACGGTTTCTTGGCCCCTGTCGTCTCGGAAATTCCGGTTGATGCGGTCAGAGAACAGCTCCAGCGTCTGCTGGAAAGGAAGCTGGAAGGATGAATGTACAAGCGATCAGAGAGCAATTTCCGATCCTTCATCAAACGATAAACGGGCACCCGCTCGTTTATCTGGATAGCGCGGCGACTTCACAGAAGCCGCGTTCCGTCATTGATGCCGTCAGTCGCTATTATGAGCATGATAATGCCAACGTACACCGCGGCGTTCATACGCTAGGTTCGCGGGCAACAGATGCTTATGAAGGCGCGCGTGAGAAAGTAACCAAGTTTCTGAATGCGGCAAGTCCGCAGGAAATTATTTTTACACGCGGCACAACAACAGCGCTAAACCTTGTCGCTTCGAGTTATGCGAGAGCGGTTTGCGGCGAAGGCGATGAGATCGTCATTACGCAGATGGAGCATCACTCCAATCTCATCCCTTGGCAGCAAGTTGCCAAAGCAACCGGTGCGACGCTTAAATATATCCCGCTTGAGCAAGACGGTTCGATCAAGCTCGAGAACGTGGAAGCGACGATTACGGAACGTACGAAAGTCGTATCTGTCATGTATGTTTCCAACGTGCTTGGCGTAGTCAATCCAATTAAAGAGATTACAGAGATTGCACATCGCAACGGTGCGGTTATGGTCGTTGACGGAGCGCAAAGTACACCGCATATGAAGGTGGACGTTCGTGATCTCGATTGCGATTTCTACGCATTCTCCGGCCATAAGATGTGTGCTCCTACAGGAATCGGCGCATTGTATGGTAAGAAGGCACTTCTTGAAGCGATGGAGCCGATCGAATTCGGCGGTGAAATGATTGATTTCGTAGATCTGCATGATTCGACCTGGAAAGAGCTTCCTTGGAAGTTCGAGGGCGGCACTCCGATCATTGCAGGAGCAGTCGGCCTTGGTGCTGCGATTGACTTCCTGAACGAAATTGGCCTTGATGCCATCGAGCAGCATGAGCATAAGCTCGCAGCTTACGCTTATGACCGTCTAAGCACGATTGACGGCATTTCGATCTTCGGGCCTAAGCAGAATCGTGCAGGCCTTGTAACGTTCAATCTGGACGATGTTCATCCGCATGACGTTGCGACAGTGCTCGATACGAAAGGCATTGCCGTTCGTGCCGGACATCACTGCTGCCAGCCGCTCATGCGTTACTTGAATGTTTCTTCTACGGCTAGAGCAAGCTTTTATTTATACAATACCGAAGAGGACGTTGACCGTCTGGTCAATGGCCTTACGCAAACAAAGGAGTTCTTCGGTCATGGAATTGGATGATTTGTACCGCCGTGTCATCATGGATCACTACAAAAATCCGCGTAACCGCGGAGCGTTGGATGAAGAATCGGTAACGGTTAACCTCAATAATCCGACCTGCGGCGATCGCATCAGTCTACAGCTTCAAGTGGAGGACGGCATCGTCAAACGGGCTAAATTTACAGGTGAAGGCTGCTCGATCAGCATGTCTTCGGCATCAATGATGACTGAAGCGGTGACCGGGAAGACGACGGAAGAAGCGCTAGAGCTTGCAGAGCGATTCTCCACCTTCATCAAAGGCGAGCCTGCTGAGTTTGAAGAGCTTGAGGATATCGAAGCTCTCTCAGGTGTCAGCAAGTTCCCAGCCAGAATCAAATGCGCGACACTGTCATGGAACGCGCTTCGCAAAGGAATCGAGCATCAAAATCAATAATAACGCGGGTAGCCGCGTACGATAGGAGGCTTCTATTTATGGCTAAGGAAATGCCTGATTTAGAAGAATATAAATATGGCTTTCGCGACGAGCATAAGGCGATTTTCCAGTCTGGTAAAGGACTGACACCTGAAGTTGTTCGTACAATCTCGGAAATTAAAGGCGAGCCGGAATGGATGCTGGAGTTCCGTCTGAAATCGCTGGAGCAATTCAACAAGATGCCGATGCCGAAGTGGGGCGGCAACATGGATGACCTGGATTTCGATGATATCCAGTACTATGTTCGTCCTTCCGAGAAGCAAGGTAAGACTTGGGAAGAGGTTCCAACCGAAATTAAAGAAACGTTTGACAAGCTTGGTATCCCTGAAGCGGAACAGAAGTTCCTTGCAGGTGTATCCGCGCAGTACGAGTCTGAGGTTGTTTACCACAGCATGCAAGAGGATCTCGAGAAGCAAGGCGTAATCTTCACAGATACGGACACTGCGCTTCGCGAATATCCGGAGCTGTTCAGACAATACTTCGGAACGATCATCCCACCGGCGGACAACAAGTTCGCAGCACTTAACAGTGCGGTATGGTCTGGCGGCAGCTTCATCTACGTGCCAAAAGGCGTGAAGTGTGAAATTCCGCTGCAAGCTTACTTCCGGATCAACTCCGAGAACATGGGCCAATTCGAGCGTACTCTGATCGTTGCGGACGAAGACAGCTTCGTTCACTATGTAGAAGGCTGTACAGCTCCAATCTATAGCACGAACTCCCTGCATAGCGCAGTTGTAGAAATTCTCGTACTGAAGAATGCTCGCTGCCGCTATACAACAATCCAAAACTGGGCGCCGAACATCTACAACCTCGTTACTAAACGTGCAGTTGCAGACGAGAACGCGACGATGGAATGGGTTGACGGCAATATCGGTTCCAAGCTGACGATGAAATATCCGGCAGTTGTGCTCAGAGGCCGTGGCGCGAAAGGTATGGTTCTGTCGATCGCAGTAGCGGGCAAAGGACAACACCAAGACGCAGGCGCGAAGATGACTCACCTTGCACCGGATACAACTTCGACGATCGTATCGAAGTCGATCAGTAAGCACGGCGGTAAAGTAACTTACCGCGGTTTGGCGTCATTCGGCCGTAATTCCGAAGGCTCCAAAGCGAATATCAAGTGCGATACGCTCATTCTTGATAATGAGTCGACATCGGACACAATTCCGTACAACGAAATTATGAACGACAACATCACGCTCGAGCACGAAGCGACTGTATCTAAGGTATCCGAGGATCAGCTCTTCTACCTTATGAGCCGCGGTCTGTCAGAAGCGGAAGCGACACAAATGATCGTTATGGGCTTCATCGAGCCATTCACGAAAGAATTGCCGATGGAGTATGCGGTTGAGATGAACCGTTTGATCAAGTTCGAAATGGAAGGTAGTATCGGATAAAACAGGTACTTCGCAGTCGAATGTTCCTCCGATCGCTGTTGTAGTTGGAATTCTTGAACAATTGTATCGAGGTTGAATTCCAACTACAAAGGCGAACGCTACGCTTCTCCGGAATCATTCGAACTGCTACGTACACGTTTTATCGATAATGGTAAGAGGCAAAAAAACTCCGAACCACGCTGCATTACGCAGCTGCTGGTTCGGAGCTTTTTTTATTATATCGTGATATGTTTGACTTCCAGATCGCGTTCGATCGACAGGTCGATGAATTGATCTTCGACGCGTATAAGAGGGCGGAAATAATCTGTTGGATGCGTCATAATAATCGTACCGGTCTCGCCGGTGACCAGCTCAACTTGTTTGCCGATGAAATTTGGAATCATATGCTTAATGAATGTGTGCGTGGTGTGCGCGTCGAGCTCGCTGAAGCTCATTCGGTGAAGCTCTCTCAAGACGATCAATAAGTCGCGTTTCTTCTGGTATACGCGTGAAGAGATCATGGCGCTATACACATCGGCGACAGCTACGATCTTAGCAATCGGATCTATCAGCTCGCCTGACACTCGATTCGGATAACCGGTTCCGTCAATGCGTTCGTGATGCTGAAGAGCCACCGTTGCCGCCATCGATTCACCGAACGATTCGATGATGATTCGGTGTCCATACACGGTGTGCTTCTTAATCATTTCGAATTCTTCATCGGACAGCTTGGACGGCTTGTTAAGGATATCGTCGGTAATTTGACATTTGCCGATATCATGCAGGAACCCCGCTTGTCCAATCTTCACCGTATCTTTGTCATCATACCCAAGCCAACCGGCTAAGTAGTAGGATAACATGCCAACTTGGACGGAGTGCTGATACGTATAGTCGTCCTTTGTATTGAGTAGCAAGAGCATCGATACAACATCTCGTTCGAGCTTGAAGGTATCGACCAGCGGCTGGAACGTCTCGGCGACGTCTTCTTCATTGATTACGCCATTCTGATAAGCATCGAGAAACAGCTGTTCACATCCGTTAACCGCATCCTGGTAGATCGGCGTAACGGTCGGCAGCCACTTCGGACTGAGACCGCTTTCGATTGTTCGAATGGATACTTCTGTAAATAACCTCGTGTCAATATCAACATAATCTATGTGATGCTGAATGAGCTTGGAAATCTCTTTCATTTGCAAGCTCGTACCTCTTGAAAGCACGTGGAGCCCATAAGAGTTAAAAATGTCACTGCTCAGGATGTCTCCCTCTTTAAGCTCGGTCACATGAATTCTCATAATCCACCTCGAATGGCACATCAAATATGAAGGAAATGATAAGACCATGGTAGCAATAAAATGAAAAATTGGCAATAAGAGTGTAAAAGAAGCAGCGCTCTAGCTGCGAAATAGCGACCAAAGAACTGCTTTTGGATAAGTCTAAAGTTGCGTAGTTGTTGGGTTCCAAGGGCCTAATTGATGACCTTTCCACTCGGAACCGTCTTCCCATATTTCTTTCTTCCAGATCGGGACAATCTGTTTAAGTCTCTCGATTGCATAACGGCTCGCTTCATAACAGTCATCACGATGAGGCGCGGATACAGCAATGACGACGCTGATCTCGGCAATATCGACAACGCCGATTCGGTGGGCAATGGCACATAATGCACCAGGCCAGCGCTCCATAATCTCAGTACCGATCTGCTTAAGTGACTTGACTGCCATCGGGACATAAGCCTCGTATTCAAGGCGGACAGTGCGAGTGCCGTGCGTCCATTCGCGTGTCGTGCCGGTAAACGTCAGTGTTGCTCCGTTGTTTGGCACGATGACGAGTGCAGTGATCGCATCCACAGAAAGCGGATCAGCAGTAACCACATATTTGGCTTGCTCAAGTGCAGCGCTAGCAATGCCAGTGGACGGCTCCTCGCCTCCTGATACAGGGGGAAGCAGTGCAAGTTCATCTTCTGCTTGAATCGTTTGCTCATCTACAGCATAGGCTTGATTACATGCCATAAAGGAGACGGCAAGAAGAGATGCGTGAGCAGGGTAGCGGCTAATTAACTCTTGCTTCAGCTCGAGTACCGTGAGTGTGCTTTTCTCAAGGGGAAGTGAAATGGCAGATTGGCCGAACCGCTCGGATAATCCGGCAAACAATTGTATATTCCAATTTACAGACATGTCGTTAAACCTCTCGGATCTTAATGTTAATGGTCTCCTTAGCATACCATAATGGGTTCAAAAATGTTATGCTAGAGTATAGAGACTTTAGCGCTTAATGGCGTGGGAAGGAGTGAGGGCTATGGCTGCATTAACGGATCGTTTTGGGCGCGTACACGATTATTTGCGCATCTCTGTTACCGATCGGTGCAATTTGCGCTGTCTGTACTGTATGCCTGAGGAAGGCGTGAAGTTCGAGCCTGCGGAAAACTTGCTCAGCTACGACCAAATTACCGAGATCGTTCGCGTAGGTGCTAAGCTGGGAATTACGAAGCTGCGGATTACTGGAGGAGAGCCGCTTGTACGGCCAGGCCTGGCGGATTTAATCGGCCAGCTCTCAAGTATTCCGGGCATTCGGGATATTTCTTTAACAACAAACGGTGTACTGCTTGCGGACCAAGCTGAAGGCTTGCGGGCAGCGGGACTCAATCGAGTTAATATTAGCCTCGATACGCTGGATCCGACTCGTTTTAAGTTTATTGCGCGTCGCGGCGATTTGCAGCGAGTGATGCAGGGAATTGAAGCGGCCGCGAAGGTTGGCTTCGCACCGATTAAGCTTAACTGTGTGCTGCTGAAAGGCGTCAACGAAGACGAGATTGCCTCATTCCTGAAGATGGCTGCTGAGCAGCCGCTTCATGTGCGGTTTATCGAATATATGCCGATCGGCCACGCGGATGACAACTGGCGCAATCATTATTTGCCGTTGTCGCGGGTGCTTGAGATTGCAAGCGAGATCGGTCTCGGCGTAGAGCCAATCAGCGATGTTCTGGGTAACGGCCCTTCCGAGGACTATCGAATTGCTGGCGGCAAAGGGACTTTTGGCCTTATCCATCCAATCAGCGACCAGTTCTGCAAACGATGCAACAGGCTCCGGTTGACGGCTGACGGCAGCATTAAGCCATGTCTCTATTGGGTCGATGAGCTGAATGTGAAGCCCGCGCTAGGCAGCCCTGATGAGCTTGAGAAGCTGTTCCTGCGGGCGATGGATATTAAGCCGCTCAATCATGAGATGGCAGAGAAGCTGGCAGGAGACGCGCAGAGCCACGAGCCGACGACGAGGCGCATGTCCCAGATCGGCGGCTAGTTAGGGTTGCGTAACAGGATTTGAAAAGGAAGCGAGGGATTGCCATGACGGAGCATGCAGAGACGACGAGGATTACAATAGCATATTTCGGGCAGGAAACGATTAGTGTAACTCCGGAGGACATGGCAGCACTTGCAGGTCGAGCTTTCCCATTGATAGAGCGGGTTGCAGGCGGTGCAGGCGAGGCGTTTGATTTTATGGAATGGCTTGGCGCGTACCGCAGCCAGCAAGGCGTAGCAGAAGACGCGCCGCTGCCGACGCATTTGAAGGTGGAAGCCTTCGATACATTCGAGGCGGTTATCCCATGGGAGCAGCTGAAGGATGCAGCGGTTCAGTTCGCAGTGGATGGGGCGCCGCTGCCGAAAGGCGGTCCGGTACGGCTGTATGTGCCTCATGGTTCCAGTGAATGCTTAAATGTAAAAAGCGTCATTGTCTTCCGATTGCTGCTTGATGAAGGTAATCGGGACGAAGCCTCATACGGCTTCAAATCTACATTTACACCAGCTGAAATGCGAATGAAGCGATAGTCGCTTATAAGCGGGAGGTCAGCATGAACGAAATAGCAACGGATGCGCCAGACGTCGTGCTGCTTCATAGCAACGACATTCACAGCCGCTTGGAGCAGGCCGCCAGGATGGCCGCGTATATAGAAGAAGTGCGGAGCTCGCATGGAGCCGATCATGTGCTTACCTTGGATATCGGGGATCATATGGACCGGATGCGAGTTGAAACAGAAGCAAGTGATGGTCTTGCCAATATTGCGTTATTGAATGATGCCGGCTATGATGCCGTTACAATTGGGAACAACGAAGGGCTTACATTCACACAGCATCAGCTGGATGAAGCGTATGGCGAGCATGCAAGATTTCAAACAGTGTGCGCAAACTTCTTCAACGCAGATACGAAGCAGCGACCTTCATGGATGCTGCCCTCTACCATAATCCACAAGGCAGGGATACGCTTCGGATTAATTGGCGTGTCTGCAGCATTCGTAGCTTTCTACGAACTGCTCGATTGGGATGTTACCGATCCGCTCCATGAAGTCGCTGAGCAAGCGAAGCAGCTTCGCACTCAAGTGGACGTGCTGATAATCATGTCGCATCTGGGAATTACGCTTGACCGGCGGATGGCGCAGGAGATTCCGGGCATTGATTTAATATTAGGCGCTCATACGCATCATCTGCTCGAAACGGCGGAAGTGATCGGATCTACGCATGTATGTGCTGCAGGGAAGTTTGGCGAGTATATGGGCCGCGTAGATATTTGGTTCAACTTCGAAACGAAGCAGCCGAGGTTCCAAGCAGCTTGTACACCCATGGAAGCTCGCGTCGAACAGCCGGAAGCTGCTGCTATTATTGGCCGTTATAAGGCCGAAGGCGAGCTCCGTCTTAGCCGGGTCGTCGCGGTATTGGACGCGCCGCTGCCGCTGAGCGCTGAGCGGGAGTCTCCGCTTGGCAATTTGCTCGCTGCGGGGCTAAGACGCTGGACGGATGCCGATATTGGCATCGTCAACGCAGGGCAGCTGCTCAGCAGCCTCACCGCAGGCGAAGTGACGGCAGGCGACTTGCATGCGCTGTGCCCGTCGCCGATTAATCCGTGCCGGATGAAGCTGAGCGGCGAGATGATTCGCTTATCGCTCGAAGAAGCGCTGCTGCCGGAGTATATCGACAAGCCGATTCGCGGCTTTGGCTTCCGAGGGCTTGTCCTCGGCACGCTTGCTGTAGACGGACTGACGATCGAGTATGTGCCGGGCAATCCCGCGCTTCATCGAATTGTTTCCATTCTGGTGAACGGCGAACCGCTTCAGGACGATCGGCTCTATATCGTCGGAACGATCGACATGTTCACGTTCGGCATCGGCTACGAGAAGCTGAAGAATGGGCAGGAAATCTCTTATTACTTGCCGGAGTTTATCCGTGGCGTATTAGAGCAGGAGCTTCAAAATAAGGAAGCCATTGCCGCTAGCCGCCATAAACGCTGGTTAGCGGTTTAAACGTTCAATCAGGATTGATATTGGTTCAGATTCAGGAGGCTCTAATGGAAAACATTATTCATGCGGTTATTTTAGGTATTGTAGAAGGCTTAACTGAGTTTTTGCCGGTTTCGTCATCCGGGCATATGATCTTGACGAACAAGCTGCTGGACATCGCTTCAGACGATCAAGCGATTGTCACCTTCGAGATTGTCATTCAGCTTGGTGCGATACTAGCGATGGCAATTGTATATTGGAACCGGATTCTCGATCTGTTCGGACTCTCGCGCAAGCAGCATTCTCTTGGCACGCTCTCTGCTGGTCGCAGCGCATTCAAGCGTTCTAAGCTGAATCTTATTCACGTAGCGCTCGGTATCGTTCCTGCGATGGGGCTAGCCTTTCTGCTGAAAGACATCATTAAAGGCGAAGGCTTCAACCAGACGCCGGTGCTCTTCTCGCTCGTTGTTGGCGGTATCTATATGATCGTTGCGGAATGGCTGAATCGGACACGCCGAGTTAAAGTTGTTGCAGAGACGATGGACGATATCTCCTACAAGCAGGCGTTCATGATCGGATTGCTTCAATGTTTGTCGCTCTGGCCGGGCTTCTCCCGTTCGGGTTCGACAATTGCAGGGGGATGCTGACAGGAACAAGCTATAAAGCGGCTGCAGACTTCTCGTTCCTGATGGCAATTCCGATTATGGTCGCTGCGACAGGATACGAAATGCTTGATAACTACAAATATATTGAAGGCGATAACCTGATGTTCTTCATCGTCGGCTTCCTCGTTTCATTCGTAGTGGCATGGCTCGTTATCGTGTTGTTCCTGCGCTTCATCCAGAAGGTTAAGCTGACTCATTTTGCTATCTATCGTTTCATTTTGGCGGCATTATTCTGGATTTTCGTCATGAGATAAGAATTTCGGAAGGTATTGTCGATCTTTGACGAATCTTTTGTTGCTCTTTTGCAATAAATCCCTTACATTAAACTTACGAGGATTTGCTCGAAATTACCAATCAATGGATGCAAGGCAGGGGTCGATACGATGCGATTATTGCCCATACAGATGTGCCGACCAGGTATGCGCTTAGCCAAGAAGATCTATTCGGAAGAAGGCATCGTTCTCCTCAGCGAGAATGTCGAATTATCGGTGCGGCTGATAAACCGTCTTTCGGAATGCGGGGTTCATTTCGTTTATATCCAGGACCCGCGCTTGGCTGATCTCGTTATACCTGATCTTATCAGCGAAGAGACTAGACAACGGGCGCTTAGTGAAATTCGCACAAATTTCCGTGATCTAATGGATCGGCCCAATCGTAAAACCGGTGTTACTTATCCTTATATCGCCAAGTCATTCAAACAGATCATGGGAATGGTCATTGATGATTTGACCGATCAGAAGGATGCCATGATTATGCTTATGAACATGGGCATCGTGGATGATTATTTATTCCAGCATTCGCTGAATGTTGCCGTGTACACAACACTGCTTGGCATTGCAAATGGATACAGTAAGGACGAGCTGATGACGCTTGGACTTGGAGCAATGCTTCATGATATTGGCAAGACGCAGATTAGCCCGAATATTCTCAAGAAGCAAGGCTCTCTAACCATGGATGAATATGAAGAGATGAAGCGGCATGCTGAGCGCGGCTATTACTTGTTAAAGGATGAGCCGAACATACCGCTCATTGCTGCGCATTGCGCGTACCAGCATCATGAACGGCTTGATGGCAGCGGATATCCGCGAGGCATTAAAGGCGATCAGATCCATGAATATGCAAAGTGGATCGGGCTTGTCGATTCTTATGATGCGATGACGACAACGCGAATCTATCGCAGACCGATGCTGCCGCATGAGGCGGTTGAGTCGTTGTATGCAGGCACGGGCACGCTGTATGAGCAGCGCATGCTTCAGCTGTTCCGCGATAAGGTAGCGATCTATCCACTGGGGATAACCGTTAAGCTGCAGACAGGTGAATATGGCGTCGTTGTCGATATTAACTCTTCGTGCCCGCACCGGCCGGTTGTACGCGTATTGAATAATGAGAACGGCGAACAGCTAAATACGCCATACGAACTGGATTTATCGACGCAGCTGACAACGATGATTATCGGTGTGAACGATGATCCGCATTTACCGGAAGCTTCTGGGTCGTAATGATACGAAACGAGTCCGAACTCTTAATTCTTTATACGAAATAACAGAGGAGCCGATGAGGCTCCTTTTTGCTGGATCTCTGAAAAAAGAGAGGCGGCCGGGTTTGCAACAAGCGGGCTTGAACATTACAATAAGAAGAAGTTATCGATATTCTTTGCTTAGATTTCTCCGCGAAACGTAAGCTTTTGCCGAGAAGACGGCGACAGCCGTTCACATTACTAAAGTCAGGTGCTGAAAATAAATGCAAAATGCAGTACGTTTAACTGAACCAACTCCAATCTACTCGTCATCAAACGATCATTGGGATCCGATTATATCCTTGCGGGAGCATGGTCGCCATGTCCTGACAAGCGTAGAGATGACCATGTCTAATCTGTGCAATATGCGCTGTGAGCATTGTGCCGTTGGAGACACGCTCGTCATGAGTGAACCGGCGAAGCTGCCGCTCGATCAGATGCTGCGCAGACTTGATGAAGTGGAGCATTTGAAGACGATCAGCATCACCGGCGGAGAGCCGACCTTCTCGTCTCGCACGGTGAAGGAGTATATTATACCGCTATTGAAATACGCGCGGAGCCGCGGCTTGTCCTCCCAGATCAACTCCAACATCACGCTTGATTACAGTCGCTATGAGGAGATTGCTCCATACCTCGACGTCATGCATATCTCGTTTAACTATACAAACAGCGATGATTTTCACGAAATCGGATTTGCGAAGAGCGGACACCCGGTTCCCAAGGAAACGGCTGCGCGGATGTACGAGCGGATGATCGACAATGCTCGCCGTCTCAGCGATGGCGGACTGTTCGTCTCTGCGGAATCCATGATTAACTATCGCACGTATAACAAAATGCCCGAGATTCACAAGCTAATCCTCGAGATGGGCTGCAAACGCCATGAGGTTCACCCGATGTATCCAAGCGCGTTCGCTGCAGATCTGCCGGTCATTACGCCTGCTCAAATGCGCGACGCGGTTAACGACTTGCTCGATAGCCGCGACCCATCCGTCTGGATGCTGTTCGGTACACTGCCGTTCTACTATTGCAATGAGGATGCAGAGGATCGTAAGCTGCTTCAGCGCCTGGCATCCGAGCGGCTCGTGACTGTTCGGAACGATCCGGATGGCCGTAACCGGCTGAACGTCAATCTGTTTACAGGCGATGTGTTCGTAACGGACTTCTCCGACGTGCCGGCATTCGGCAACATTGGAACCGATAAACTGGACGAATTGTTCGGGCGATGGCTTGCACATCCGCTTGCGCGCAGCGTGGACTGTCATTGTCCGGCTGCCGCTTGTTGTGGACCGAATCTGCTTGTGAAAGATATGTATTATCGGGACGTGGATTTCGGTACTCGTCAAGCTATGCTGTAGAAGCGATCGAAAACGCGAAAGCGATGGTGGCACAAACACCGGCAGCTTGCTTGCTGGGTGAGAGGAGCGTGCAAACGCTGTGCATGAATTTGAATTCGGTAAGATTGTACTCAATGTTTGTATTGTCCTTTTTCTTGTATTGCTAAACGGTTTCTTCGTTGCGGCGGAATTCTCGCTTGTCAAAGTGCGGCAATCCCGCTTGACACAGCTGTCCAATGAAGGGCATACGCGCGCTAAATACGCGCTGACAGTAAACAAAAAGCTGGACGCTTATCTATCCGCGACCCAGTTCGGAATTACGCTCGCATCGCTTGCGCTTGGTTGGGTAGGCGAGCCGGCCATTACAGATCTTATCGTTGAACCCATCTTCGCTGCTGTCGGACTGTCAGACGGACCGGTTATGCACACCATATCGGTCGCAATCGGCTTCTTGGTTATTACCTTCCTACATATCGTGCTTGGTGAGCTAGCGCCGAAGTCGCTTGCGATTCAGAAGTCCGAAGCGACGTCACTTTGGCTGTCGATGCCTCTGCTCTACTTTTACCGGATGTTCCTTCCGTTTATTTGGGCGCTGAACGGCTCGGCGAATGCATTGCTGCGCTTCATCGGGGTCGAGCCGGCAAGCGAGCATGATTCCGCACATACCGAGGAAGAAATTCGAATTCTGATGGATCAGAGCGCGAAGAGCGGCATAATTAACAAAGAAGAGCTGCAGCTGTTCGATAATATATTCGAGTTCTCTGACCGGCTTGCACGCGAGGTCATGCTGCCGCGTACCGATATGGACTGCCTGTATGCAGACCAATCTTTTGCCGATAATATGAAGCATGTGTATGCGACGAAGCATACACGTTATCCGGTCTGCGTGGAGGATAAGGATCAATTGATCGGCTTCGTACATATTACGGATCTGCTGACAGCGGATCCGGATGAAGAATTATCGCTGCGCCAATTTCTACGTCCGATATTGAATGTGCCGGAATCGATGGAGATTAGCCATGTGCTGAAGCTTATGCAGCGCAAGCACTCGCAGCTAGCGATCGTTGTCGACGAGTACGGCGGTACCGCAGGCATGTTGACGACGGAGTCGATTCTTGAAGAAATTGTCGGCGAAATTCATGACGAATTTGATAATGAACAACCGAATGTTGTCGTGAATGGCGACATCACTTCGGTAGACGGCCGGATGTTGATCGAAGAGATGAACGATCTATTCAATCTGGATATTGAAGATGATGATGTGGATACTATCGGTGGCTGGCTGTTCACGAAGCTGGAAGGCAATCCTGTCGTCGGCAAGA
This window harbors:
- a CDS encoding cysteine desulfurase; the protein is MNVQAIREQFPILHQTINGHPLVYLDSAATSQKPRSVIDAVSRYYEHDNANVHRGVHTLGSRATDAYEGAREKVTKFLNAASPQEIIFTRGTTTALNLVASSYARAVCGEGDEIVITQMEHHSNLIPWQQVAKATGATLKYIPLEQDGSIKLENVEATITERTKVVSVMYVSNVLGVVNPIKEITEIAHRNGAVMVVDGAQSTPHMKVDVRDLDCDFYAFSGHKMCAPTGIGALYGKKALLEAMEPIEFGGEMIDFVDLHDSTWKELPWKFEGGTPIIAGAVGLGAAIDFLNEIGLDAIEQHEHKLAAYAYDRLSTIDGISIFGPKQNRAGLVTFNLDDVHPHDVATVLDTKGIAVRAGHHCCQPLMRYLNVSSTARASFYLYNTEEDVDRLVNGLTQTKEFFGHGIG
- a CDS encoding HD-GYP domain-containing protein is translated as MRIHVTELKEGDILSSDIFNSYGLHVLSRGTSLQMKEISKLIQHHIDYVDIDTRLFTEVSIRTIESGLSPKWLPTVTPIYQDAVNGCEQLFLDAYQNGVINEEDVAETFQPLVDTFKLERDVVSMLLLLNTKDDYTYQHSVQVGMLSYYLAGWLGYDDKDTVKIGQAGFLHDIGKCQITDDILNKPSKLSDEEFEMIKKHTVYGHRIIIESFGESMAATVALQHHERIDGTGYPNRVSGELIDPIAKIVAVADVYSAMISSRVYQKKRDLLIVLRELHRMSFSELDAHTTHTFIKHMIPNFIGKQVELVTGETGTIIMTHPTDYFRPLIRVEDQFIDLSIERDLEVKHITI
- the moaA gene encoding GTP 3',8-cyclase MoaA, whose amino-acid sequence is MAALTDRFGRVHDYLRISVTDRCNLRCLYCMPEEGVKFEPAENLLSYDQITEIVRVGAKLGITKLRITGGEPLVRPGLADLIGQLSSIPGIRDISLTTNGVLLADQAEGLRAAGLNRVNISLDTLDPTRFKFIARRGDLQRVMQGIEAAAKVGFAPIKLNCVLLKGVNEDEIASFLKMAAEQPLHVRFIEYMPIGHADDNWRNHYLPLSRVLEIASEIGLGVEPISDVLGNGPSEDYRIAGGKGTFGLIHPISDQFCKRCNRLRLTADGSIKPCLYWVDELNVKPALGSPDELEKLFLRAMDIKPLNHEMAEKLAGDAQSHEPTTRRMSQIGG
- a CDS encoding molybdopterin-binding protein, which translates into the protein MTEHAETTRITIAYFGQETISVTPEDMAALAGRAFPLIERVAGGAGEAFDFMEWLGAYRSQQGVAEDAPLPTHLKVEAFDTFEAVIPWEQLKDAAVQFAVDGAPLPKGGPVRLYVPHGSSECLNVKSVIVFRLLLDEGNRDEASYGFKSTFTPAEMRMKR
- a CDS encoding molybdenum cofactor biosynthesis protein, encoding MSVNWNIQLFAGLSERFGQSAISLPLEKSTLTVLELKQELISRYPAHASLLAVSFMACNQAYAVDEQTIQAEDELALLPPVSGGEEPSTGIASAALEQAKYVVTADPLSVDAITALVIVPNNGATLTFTGTTREWTHGTRTVRLEYEAYVPMAVKSLKQIGTEIMERWPGALCAIAHRIGVVDIAEISVVIAVSAPHRDDCYEASRYAIERLKQIVPIWKKEIWEDGSEWKGHQLGPWNPTTTQL
- the sufB gene encoding Fe-S cluster assembly protein SufB, which encodes MAKEMPDLEEYKYGFRDEHKAIFQSGKGLTPEVVRTISEIKGEPEWMLEFRLKSLEQFNKMPMPKWGGNMDDLDFDDIQYYVRPSEKQGKTWEEVPTEIKETFDKLGIPEAEQKFLAGVSAQYESEVVYHSMQEDLEKQGVIFTDTDTALREYPELFRQYFGTIIPPADNKFAALNSAVWSGGSFIYVPKGVKCEIPLQAYFRINSENMGQFERTLIVADEDSFVHYVEGCTAPIYSTNSLHSAVVEILVLKNARCRYTTIQNWAPNIYNLVTKRAVADENATMEWVDGNIGSKLTMKYPAVVLRGRGAKGMVLSIAVAGKGQHQDAGAKMTHLAPDTTSTIVSKSISKHGGKVTYRGLASFGRNSEGSKANIKCDTLILDNESTSDTIPYNEIMNDNITLEHEATVSKVSEDQLFYLMSRGLSEAEATQMIVMGFIEPFTKELPMEYAVEMNRLIKFEMEGSIG
- the sufU gene encoding Fe-S cluster assembly sulfur transfer protein SufU, giving the protein MELDDLYRRVIMDHYKNPRNRGALDEESVTVNLNNPTCGDRISLQLQVEDGIVKRAKFTGEGCSISMSSASMMTEAVTGKTTEEALELAERFSTFIKGEPAEFEELEDIEALSGVSKFPARIKCATLSWNALRKGIEHQNQ